The Streptomyces collinus DNA segment AGGGCTACCTGTCGCGGGACGGCATGCCGCCCGCGGAGTTCCTGGCCGTCGGCCGGGAGGAGATCGCGCGCTACGGCGTGGAGCTCGTGCGGGACCGGGTGGTGCGGGTGGAGAAGGGCGAGGACTTCACCGTGGTGTCGGCCGGCGGCCGGAGTGTGCGGGCCCGGCGGCTGGTCGTCGCCACCGGGCTGAAGGACGAGCTGCCCGCGGTGCCCGGGGTCGCCGAGCGGTTCGGCCGGGACGTGCTGCACTGCCCCTTCTGCCACGGCTGGGAGGTCCGCGACCAGCCGTTCGGGGTGCTGGCCACGAGCCCGGCGAGCGTGCACCAGGCGCTGATGGTGTCCCAGTGGTCGAAGGACGTGCGGTTCTTCCCGCACACCGTCGCCGAGGAGGAGCTCTCCGACGAGGATCTGCGCCGGCTGGCCGCGGCCGGGGTGGACGTGGTGCCCGGGGAGGTCGCGGAGCTGGTGACCGAGGACGACCGGCTCACCGGCATCCGGCTCGCGGACGGTACGACGCACCCC contains these protein-coding regions:
- a CDS encoding NAD(P)/FAD-dependent oxidoreductase, which gives rise to MTEKYAVVVVGGGAAGLSAALVLGRARHRTLVIDAGEPRNAPAAHMQGYLSRDGMPPAEFLAVGREEIARYGVELVRDRVVRVEKGEDFTVVSAGGRSVRARRLVVATGLKDELPAVPGVAERFGRDVLHCPFCHGWEVRDQPFGVLATSPASVHQALMVSQWSKDVRFFPHTVAEEELSDEDLRRLAAAGVDVVPGEVAELVTEDDRLTGIRLADGTTHPRSVLFTAPRAVPRTGLLERLGAELHETPFGAYPVVDATGLTTVPGVWAAGNAIGFSEQVVHAASGGYRAASAIVGDLLMTDLDTAVRRQGPA